TAGTGCAGCAGGCCGTTGAGGAGTCCGTACTCGGGGTTGTACAGGACGTGCTTCCACAGCAGCGCGGCGGCGACGGGGACCAGCAGGAACGGCGCGATGAGGAGCGTGCGCACGAGGCCGCGGCCGCGGAACTTCCGGTCGAGGAGCAGCGCGAGGCCGAGTCCGACGACCAGGCTCACGATGACGACGGTCGCCGTCAGCAGGATCGTCGTCAGGACGGACTTGCGCAGGTCCGGGTCGGTGAGCACCTCGCTGTAGTTGGCGAACCACGTGAAGCGGCGGGCGTCCGGATACAGGGCGTTCCAGTCGAAGAACGAGATCACCAGCGTCGCCACGAAGGGCAGCTGGGTCACCACGATCATGAACACGAGGGCGGGCAGGAGCGGGGCCCTGGTGGCCCAGGCGCGCAGCCGGCCGGGGGCCTTGGCGATGCCCACGCGCGCGTGGGCGACGGGAACGGTCGTGGTCGCGGTCATCGTCCCTCGTACTCCTTCGCGATCTCGTCGGCGAGCTTCTGGGACTTCCTCA
The DNA window shown above is from Streptomyces sp. NBC_01445 and carries:
- a CDS encoding carbohydrate ABC transporter permease, whose amino-acid sequence is MTATTTVPVAHARVGIAKAPGRLRAWATRAPLLPALVFMIVVTQLPFVATLVISFFDWNALYPDARRFTWFANYSEVLTDPDLRKSVLTTILLTATVVIVSLVVGLGLALLLDRKFRGRGLVRTLLIAPFLLVPVAAALLWKHVLYNPEYGLLNGLLHYVGGPQPDWISNTPLLAVETALVWQWTPFMMLILLAGLQSRSPELIEAARMDGAGNWQVFRYLTLPHLRRYLELGALLGSVYIVQNFDAVFTITSGGLGTANLPYTVYQSFYQAHENGLASAAGVLVVIGSIIIATFALRVVSSLFREEASRA